The proteins below come from a single Oscillospiraceae bacterium genomic window:
- a CDS encoding MFS transporter, translating into MLTKLFESKFFDSKIKSANTQNSERWLGYFFGPCLLYMCYYGIASTYLTQFYTDVLGITGMFLTLMPVISKIVDAATNIVMGRIIDNTRTRQGKARPWVLISGVLIAVTGILLYTVPKASYTVKIIWIVVSYNLFFALAFTIYNMSHSLMVPLSTRNTKQRDTLALLNSTGTTMIPGMLVTIVMPLMIRAFGVGADSQGTWITMMSILSVLAIPATLLEYYFTKERVTEDAAPIGKGAEENKISFAQQMKACLNDPYWLIVMGFWLTYQIFNGLSTNGMIYYCNWVLGNSVDSGAAKQVLVNMIGQAPLGIGLVLLWPLVRKFGKRYVMMFGFGIAAIGSLIVLLGGSNMGIVLSGLVIKSIGALPSYVMAAQLAEALDHIEWKNGYRADGFSASVYSIIITVAAGAAQTILLAGISGLGYITPTSAADVITQPAALQTFFKWCFVGVPMIGYLIGSLLMIRFDVEEKMPQISADITARHKAEAEARGEVYYSPEEKAAMEQAEQDKIAEAKRIEELKARCAKKGLNFDEEEAKYQAKLAEKKVKEAAKAAKKK; encoded by the coding sequence ATGCTGACAAAACTCTTTGAGTCAAAATTCTTTGACTCTAAAATCAAATCGGCCAACACACAGAACAGTGAGCGTTGGCTGGGCTATTTCTTTGGCCCGTGTCTATTGTATATGTGCTATTACGGCATTGCGAGCACCTATCTGACGCAGTTCTATACCGATGTGCTGGGCATTACCGGTATGTTTCTGACTCTGATGCCGGTCATTTCCAAAATTGTGGACGCTGCCACAAACATCGTGATGGGCCGCATCATTGACAATACCCGCACAAGGCAGGGCAAGGCGCGGCCGTGGGTGCTGATTTCCGGCGTGCTGATTGCCGTCACCGGCATTTTGCTCTACACTGTGCCGAAGGCCTCCTACACGGTGAAAATCATCTGGATTGTGGTCAGCTACAACCTGTTCTTTGCGCTGGCGTTCACCATCTACAATATGAGCCACTCCCTGATGGTGCCGCTGTCCACCCGCAACACCAAGCAACGCGACACACTGGCGCTGCTGAACTCCACCGGCACCACGATGATTCCCGGTATGCTGGTTACGATTGTTATGCCGCTGATGATTCGCGCCTTTGGCGTCGGCGCGGATTCACAGGGAACCTGGATTACCATGATGAGCATCCTCTCGGTGCTGGCCATCCCGGCAACGTTGCTGGAATACTACTTCACCAAGGAGCGCGTGACCGAGGATGCAGCGCCCATAGGTAAGGGCGCGGAGGAAAATAAAATTAGCTTTGCCCAGCAGATGAAGGCCTGCCTGAATGACCCCTATTGGTTGATTGTCATGGGCTTCTGGCTGACCTACCAGATTTTTAACGGTCTTTCGACCAACGGCATGATTTATTACTGCAACTGGGTACTAGGCAATTCGGTCGATTCCGGTGCTGCCAAGCAGGTGCTGGTCAACATGATTGGGCAGGCACCGCTGGGTATCGGCCTTGTGCTGCTGTGGCCGCTGGTGCGCAAATTCGGTAAGCGGTATGTGATGATGTTCGGCTTCGGCATTGCGGCCATCGGCTCACTGATTGTGCTGCTGGGCGGCAGCAATATGGGCATTGTTCTGAGCGGTCTGGTCATCAAGTCCATCGGCGCACTGCCAAGCTATGTTATGGCTGCGCAGCTGGCCGAGGCGCTGGACCACATCGAGTGGAAGAACGGCTACCGCGCCGACGGCTTCTCTGCGTCGGTGTACAGCATTATCATCACGGTTGCAGCCGGTGCGGCGCAGACGATTCTGCTGGCCGGTATCAGTGGGCTGGGCTACATTACCCCGACCTCTGCCGCTGACGTTATCACCCAGCCCGCGGCGCTGCAGACCTTCTTCAAGTGGTGCTTTGTGGGCGTGCCGATGATTGGCTACCTGATTGGCTCGCTGCTGATGATTCGCTTTGACGTTGAGGAGAAGATGCCGCAGATTTCTGCCGATATTACCGCCCGCCATAAGGCCGAGGCCGAGGCACGCGGCGAGGTCTACTACTCGCCCGAGGAAAAGGCGGCGATGGAGCAGGCCGAGCAGGACAAAATTGCCGAGGCCAAACGCATTGAGGAGCTGAAGGCCAGATGCGCCAAGAAGGGCCTGAATTTTGACGAGGAAGAGGCCAAATATCAGGCCAAGCTGGCGGAAAAGAAAGTGAAGGAAGCTGCCAAGGCGGCCAAGAAAAAGTAA
- a CDS encoding helix-turn-helix transcriptional regulator: MPYQEMYLPVFQDLVSCCQALYLWTLDSSLHILQTSCPCGEQFYPLVVPYAHKEEICTHMLQYRKPVIVTNNLGLLWIADARFDKNELEKLHILGPFFMYDSSANKLERELRQRKLTPALLDPAIEFFRALPVIGLPRVLEYGILLHYCITGEKLTPDDIRFPDEQPQVLSEAEIRGSHGTYEAEREMLRLVREGDLHYKKKIQSMFNQGQIGNISDGQELRQLKNMIIVNITLFSRAAMEGGLPPETAYTISDGYYQSVEKSRSMQAIIDINNAMQDDFVRRVHQYRQNAAYSKPVRICMEQLSSRMEEPITIESLAAELGYAPYYLSRKFRAETGRSFKDYLREIRLERACFLLANSAEPVIAISERLQFCSLSYFSDSFRKRYGCSPSTYRANAERHA, encoded by the coding sequence ATGCCGTATCAGGAAATGTATCTGCCGGTTTTTCAGGATTTGGTCTCCTGCTGTCAGGCGCTCTATCTCTGGACGCTGGACAGTAGCCTACATATTTTACAGACCAGCTGCCCCTGCGGCGAGCAGTTCTACCCGCTGGTGGTTCCCTATGCCCACAAGGAGGAAATCTGCACCCATATGCTGCAATACCGCAAGCCGGTCATTGTGACAAATAATCTGGGCCTTCTGTGGATTGCCGATGCTAGGTTTGACAAGAACGAGCTTGAAAAGCTGCACATTCTTGGGCCGTTTTTTATGTATGATTCCTCCGCAAACAAGCTGGAACGTGAGCTACGGCAGCGCAAGCTGACCCCCGCCCTGCTGGACCCGGCCATTGAATTTTTCCGCGCCCTGCCGGTCATCGGCCTGCCCCGCGTGCTGGAATACGGCATCCTTCTGCACTACTGCATCACCGGCGAAAAACTGACGCCGGATGATATCCGCTTCCCGGATGAGCAGCCGCAGGTTCTGTCTGAGGCCGAAATCCGAGGCAGCCACGGCACCTATGAGGCCGAGCGCGAGATGCTCCGCCTGGTGCGTGAAGGGGATTTGCACTACAAAAAGAAAATTCAGTCGATGTTCAACCAAGGGCAAATCGGCAATATCAGCGATGGGCAGGAGCTGCGCCAGCTGAAAAATATGATTATCGTGAACATCACGCTATTTTCCCGCGCCGCTATGGAGGGTGGCCTGCCGCCGGAAACCGCCTACACCATCTCGGACGGCTACTACCAGAGCGTTGAGAAAAGCCGTTCCATGCAAGCCATTATTGACATCAACAACGCCATGCAGGACGATTTTGTGCGCCGGGTGCATCAGTACCGCCAGAACGCAGCGTACTCCAAGCCGGTGCGCATCTGTATGGAGCAGCTCAGTTCCCGCATGGAGGAGCCCATCACAATCGAGAGCCTTGCGGCAGAGCTGGGCTATGCGCCCTACTACCTCAGCCGCAAGTTCCGCGCCGAAACTGGCCGCAGCTTCAAGGACTATCTGCGCGAAATCCGCCTGGAGCGCGCCTGCTTTTTGCTAGCCAACTCCGCAGAGCCGGTCATAGCCATCAGCGAAAGGCTGCAATTCTGTTCACTGAGCTATTTTTCGGATTCCTTCCGCAAGCGCTATGGCTGCTCCCCCAGCACCTACCGTGCCAACGCCGAAAGGCACGCGTAA
- a CDS encoding antitoxin VbhA family protein, whose protein sequence is MPKITRQRALDNALASSRMEGYRADEQTRRDCLRLMEGKVDARTLAAEILERRKAQRN, encoded by the coding sequence ATGCCTAAAATTACGCGTCAGCGCGCATTGGATAATGCACTGGCCTCTTCCCGCATGGAGGGTTATCGTGCGGACGAGCAAACCCGCCGTGACTGCCTGCGCTTGATGGAGGGGAAAGTAGATGCACGCACTCTTGCTGCCGAGATTTTGGAACGGCGCAAGGCACAAAGAAATTAA
- a CDS encoding glycoside hydrolase family 3 C-terminal domain-containing protein produces the protein MQTEKPKKLRMRSGNFIALTALPMAILLLLSVALTVVSNMLASTLDTYLGKGTTQKIVPDGTAEWDTEYYTELYSNTDDSAAAAYAVAEQLMEEGSVLLKNNGILPLAKGSTLTPFGRGYLDPIYGQLTSGGSAKWVVNPVTPAQALGSVYTLNDAAVDKMKAAGSPEALGEAEETSKAGEVGNMLGGDSFLYEYDPAIYEGMDDVSGTTGIVFLTRAGQEGSDKKTDAYADGTPHYLALTENEKAAIRTAKEKTGHVIVVLVSSATMEVTPLLSGNLEADAILWVGHPGERGFTALAGLLDGDVTPSGRTVDTYAADLTADPTYQNFGDYRYENATVTSSSFTDGGKFNAPFIEYQEDLYMGYRYYETADFMDDSFVYGTLDGKGAFVEQGAVCYPFGYGLSYTTFAQEITDYQDSGDKITVTVKVTNTGSTYAGKDVVQLYYNAPYTEKDIAYKVEKPVANLIAFDKTGVLTPGASETVTLSFAKEDMASYCYTHQNPDGTTGCYWLEDGDYEISLRNNSHDVIDSRTTSLTEMWYDGSDDDHIRQSDKDAQSELDDNGNATGVAMNGSFVAATNQFQTSSDYMNSESTILSRADWKGTQPKAPENNTKTISEEYASQLGSDSRFDVNTDPTFGNVEGSLVYHADQPTSDEKNGLTLASMRGLAYDDQKWESFLNQIDWKADKDGIIMNHSGAAYALGQIESLGIPGTVQEDGANGLKVQGNDNGYDMSKSSSFPFAPVIAASWNEDLLYAVGAAFGQEALQNGITGWYCPAINLHRNQFAGRIFEYYSEDPVLSGKLAAACISGAGDQGMVCYLKHFALNETETNRSSMCYTWATEQTMRDLYLKAFEIAIKEAKMTVKYTADETGATSTKVMRACTGIMPAQNCVGLTFGHTSYPLLNNVLRGEWGFRGMVISDYWVWSDNNLRDLCVRIGCDAYLCMAMPAMWTLTDYDSATARWAMRNALHNIAYTLANSNATQNCAPGTVYKTGLSPWKIPFTVLNVILYALVVLYIWRLVLRIRDQKQHPEHFKPSRKERKAAKK, from the coding sequence ATGCAAACTGAAAAACCGAAAAAACTGCGGATGCGTAGCGGCAATTTCATTGCGCTGACGGCACTGCCGATGGCAATTCTATTGCTGCTGAGTGTTGCCCTGACAGTGGTATCCAATATGCTTGCCTCTACATTGGATACCTATCTGGGAAAGGGAACCACGCAGAAGATTGTACCGGATGGTACCGCAGAATGGGACACAGAGTACTACACCGAGCTGTACAGCAATACGGACGATTCCGCCGCGGCAGCCTACGCGGTGGCAGAACAGCTAATGGAAGAAGGCAGCGTTCTGCTGAAAAATAACGGAATTCTGCCGCTGGCAAAGGGCAGTACACTGACACCCTTTGGTCGCGGGTATCTGGATCCGATTTACGGCCAGCTGACAAGCGGCGGCAGTGCTAAGTGGGTGGTGAATCCCGTCACGCCTGCGCAGGCGCTGGGCAGCGTTTATACGCTGAACGATGCCGCAGTGGATAAGATGAAGGCAGCTGGCTCTCCGGAAGCCTTGGGCGAGGCAGAGGAAACCAGCAAAGCCGGTGAAGTCGGCAATATGCTGGGCGGCGACAGCTTCCTGTATGAGTATGACCCTGCCATTTACGAGGGCATGGATGATGTGAGCGGTACGACCGGCATTGTCTTTTTGACCCGCGCAGGGCAGGAGGGCAGTGACAAAAAGACAGACGCGTATGCAGACGGTACGCCGCATTATCTGGCTCTGACCGAGAACGAAAAGGCGGCAATCCGCACGGCGAAAGAAAAAACCGGTCATGTGATTGTGGTGCTTGTCTCCTCCGCTACGATGGAGGTCACACCGCTGCTCTCTGGCAATCTGGAGGCGGATGCCATCCTGTGGGTGGGTCACCCCGGTGAGCGCGGCTTTACCGCGCTGGCCGGTCTGCTGGATGGCGATGTGACACCCAGCGGTCGCACGGTTGATACCTATGCAGCCGATTTGACTGCTGACCCGACCTACCAGAATTTCGGCGATTACCGCTATGAAAATGCAACGGTCACAAGCAGTAGCTTTACGGACGGCGGCAAATTCAATGCGCCGTTCATTGAGTATCAGGAAGATCTCTACATGGGCTACCGCTATTATGAAACGGCAGACTTTATGGATGACAGCTTTGTCTACGGTACGCTGGACGGCAAGGGTGCCTTTGTCGAGCAGGGCGCTGTCTGCTATCCCTTCGGCTATGGTCTGTCTTACACGACCTTTGCACAGGAAATCACAGATTATCAGGACAGCGGCGACAAGATTACCGTCACGGTAAAGGTCACCAACACCGGCAGCACCTACGCCGGCAAGGACGTTGTGCAGTTGTACTACAACGCCCCCTATACAGAGAAAGATATTGCCTACAAGGTGGAAAAGCCCGTTGCCAACCTGATTGCGTTTGATAAAACGGGTGTGCTGACCCCCGGCGCCAGTGAGACGGTAACACTGTCTTTTGCCAAGGAGGACATGGCCAGCTATTGCTATACCCACCAGAATCCGGACGGCACTACTGGTTGCTACTGGCTGGAGGACGGCGACTATGAAATCTCCCTGCGCAATAACAGCCATGATGTGATTGACTCCCGCACCACGTCCCTGACAGAAATGTGGTACGATGGCAGTGACGATGATCATATCCGCCAAAGTGATAAGGATGCCCAATCCGAGTTGGACGATAACGGTAATGCCACCGGCGTGGCCATGAACGGCAGTTTTGTGGCTGCCACCAACCAGTTCCAGACTTCCAGCGACTACATGAACAGTGAATCCACCATCCTGAGCCGCGCCGACTGGAAGGGTACCCAGCCAAAAGCACCCGAAAACAACACCAAGACCATCAGCGAGGAGTACGCCTCTCAGCTGGGCTCTGACTCCAGGTTTGATGTCAATACCGACCCGACCTTCGGTAATGTGGAAGGCAGCCTCGTCTATCATGCCGACCAGCCCACCAGTGATGAAAAAAACGGTCTGACGCTGGCCTCCATGCGCGGGCTTGCTTATGATGACCAGAAGTGGGAATCTTTCCTCAATCAGATTGACTGGAAGGCAGATAAAGACGGCATCATTATGAACCATTCCGGCGCTGCCTACGCGCTGGGTCAGATTGAAAGCCTTGGCATCCCCGGAACGGTGCAGGAGGATGGTGCAAACGGACTGAAGGTACAGGGTAATGATAACGGCTATGATATGTCCAAGTCTAGCTCCTTCCCCTTCGCCCCGGTCATTGCCGCCAGCTGGAATGAAGATTTGCTGTACGCCGTGGGCGCTGCCTTCGGTCAGGAAGCACTGCAAAACGGGATTACCGGTTGGTACTGCCCGGCAATCAACCTGCACCGCAATCAGTTCGCCGGACGTATTTTTGAGTATTATTCCGAGGACCCGGTGCTTTCCGGCAAGTTGGCCGCAGCCTGCATCTCCGGTGCAGGGGATCAGGGTATGGTCTGCTACCTCAAGCACTTTGCGCTGAATGAGACCGAAACCAACCGTTCCTCCATGTGCTACACATGGGCTACCGAGCAGACCATGCGCGACCTTTACCTGAAGGCCTTTGAGATTGCTATCAAAGAAGCCAAGATGACGGTAAAATATACAGCCGATGAAACCGGCGCTACGTCCACCAAGGTCATGCGCGCCTGCACCGGCATTATGCCTGCCCAGAACTGTGTGGGTCTGACATTCGGTCACACCAGCTACCCGCTGCTGAACAACGTCCTGCGCGGCGAATGGGGCTTCCGCGGCATGGTCATCTCTGACTACTGGGTATGGAGTGACAATAACCTGCGTGACCTCTGTGTGCGTATCGGTTGCGATGCGTACCTCTGCATGGCAATGCCTGCAATGTGGACGCTGACCGATTATGACAGTGCAACTGCCCGTTGGGCCATGCGCAATGCACTGCACAATATCGCCTACACGCTGGCCAACTCCAACGCTACACAGAATTGTGCTCCCGGCACGGTGTATAAGACGGGGCTTTCTCCGTGGAAGATTCCGTTTACTGTGCTGAATGTCATTCTGTATGCACTGGTTGTACTGTATATCTGGCGCTTGGTTCTGCGCATCCGCGACCAGAAGCAGCACCCGGAACACTTCAAGCCCAGCCGCAAAGAACGCAAAGCAGCAAAAAAATAA
- a CDS encoding ATP-binding protein, giving the protein MQTLYHGNALFLFAIHAPALIQFLVGTLLFSHGYTRKPYFAARMVTGITIALIAFAAVLVPIGRLPMQMLIGSVRKSILIYAFLLAENYILLRNTFEESRRCILTGLMAGYAYQHFGSQVCLCIYALFFQDFDNLILGGLVFRFVEIWIFAAIAACIYFLFARQANYIDKNGIQDKNVWLLSLCTIGLLLLLSSFRDYYQDESLPLTLITRIFSMFCSVLLLLLRSGFFEQSHLQAEIQTIQQLHRREIAQYQQNKETIDLINAKCHDIRHRLAQYCSHPDAITCEELAQLEKGISIYDCTIKTGNETLDVILTERSLLCQKMGITFSCIVDGSSLDALSPGDIYSLFGNAVDNAIEAVVQLPQEAERIISLNVRQRMGMLSILVENPYAGKVDFADGLPRTTKQDTQEHGYGIRSIQMIVRKYGGEMTVTADELFHLSILLPISNHAEVS; this is encoded by the coding sequence ATGCAGACACTTTATCATGGCAATGCGCTGTTTCTGTTTGCAATTCATGCCCCGGCGCTGATTCAGTTTTTGGTGGGTACATTGCTGTTTTCACACGGTTATACAAGAAAGCCGTACTTTGCTGCCAGGATGGTCACAGGTATAACAATCGCGTTGATTGCCTTTGCGGCGGTACTCGTTCCCATCGGCAGGCTTCCGATGCAAATGCTGATTGGTTCTGTACGGAAGTCTATCCTGATTTATGCATTTCTTTTGGCAGAAAACTACATCTTGCTTCGAAATACTTTTGAAGAATCCCGCCGCTGCATACTGACTGGCTTAATGGCAGGGTACGCGTATCAGCATTTCGGCTCACAGGTTTGTTTGTGCATATATGCCCTGTTTTTCCAAGATTTTGATAACTTGATTTTGGGTGGGCTTGTGTTCCGCTTCGTGGAGATTTGGATTTTTGCCGCCATTGCAGCATGTATATATTTTCTTTTTGCCAGACAGGCAAACTATATCGATAAAAACGGCATACAGGACAAAAACGTGTGGTTGCTTTCCCTCTGCACCATCGGTCTGCTGCTATTGTTAAGCAGCTTCCGGGACTATTATCAGGACGAAAGTCTGCCTCTGACCCTGATCACCCGAATTTTTAGTATGTTCTGCAGTGTGCTTTTGCTGCTTCTGCGCAGCGGATTCTTTGAGCAGAGCCATCTGCAGGCGGAAATTCAGACTATTCAACAGCTGCACCGCAGAGAAATTGCCCAGTATCAGCAAAATAAAGAAACGATTGATTTAATCAATGCGAAATGTCACGATATCCGCCACCGCCTGGCGCAGTACTGCAGCCACCCGGATGCCATCACCTGCGAGGAGCTGGCTCAGCTGGAAAAAGGCATCTCTATTTACGATTGCACAATAAAAACCGGCAATGAGACGCTGGATGTGATTCTGACCGAGCGTAGCCTCCTGTGCCAGAAAATGGGAATTACCTTTTCCTGCATTGTGGACGGCAGCAGTCTGGATGCTCTTTCACCGGGGGACATTTACTCACTATTCGGCAATGCTGTGGACAACGCGATTGAAGCCGTGGTGCAGCTGCCGCAGGAAGCAGAGCGGATAATCAGCCTGAATGTGCGCCAGCGCATGGGGATGCTGTCGATTCTGGTAGAAAATCCCTATGCCGGAAAGGTCGATTTTGCGGACGGACTGCCCCGGACAACCAAACAGGATACGCAGGAGCATGGCTATGGAATACGCTCGATTCAGATGATTGTGCGAAAATACGGCGGTGAAATGACAGTTACGGCAGATGAATTGTTCCATCTGTCAATACTGCTGCCGATATCCAACCATGCAGAGGTTTCATAG
- a CDS encoding LytTR family DNA-binding domain-containing protein: protein MVRVAVVEDSRQDADILCQLLDTVERDLTIKTYHCAENFLEDIEQGVDIVFMDIELPGCNGMEAARQMRQKDDKALLIFITNMAQYAVKGYEVDALDFIVKPVAATDFAFKMKRALCALDARRQYDFVIADKQNFRRISTADLCYVEVSGHKLLYHLPQEVVEVRGRLTDVENQLKPHGFLRCNNCFLVNPRYVRAVNGYTVTVETDVLQISHPRRKEFLQELSRLLSKGGV from the coding sequence ATGGTACGAGTTGCGGTTGTGGAAGACTCACGGCAGGACGCGGATATACTGTGTCAGCTTTTGGATACAGTAGAACGAGACCTGACGATAAAAACCTACCATTGCGCCGAGAACTTTCTGGAGGACATCGAGCAGGGGGTTGACATTGTCTTTATGGATATTGAGCTGCCCGGCTGTAACGGCATGGAGGCAGCCCGCCAGATGCGGCAAAAAGATGACAAGGCACTGCTGATTTTTATTACCAATATGGCGCAGTATGCGGTAAAAGGTTACGAAGTCGATGCGCTGGATTTTATTGTGAAGCCTGTGGCTGCCACGGATTTTGCCTTCAAGATGAAACGTGCCCTCTGTGCATTGGATGCTCGTAGACAATATGATTTTGTGATTGCCGATAAGCAGAATTTCCGCCGCATCAGCACAGCGGATCTCTGCTATGTGGAGGTGTCCGGTCACAAGCTGCTGTATCATCTGCCGCAGGAAGTTGTCGAGGTGCGTGGTCGTCTGACTGATGTCGAAAACCAGCTCAAGCCCCACGGATTTTTACGCTGCAACAACTGTTTTCTTGTCAACCCGCGCTATGTACGGGCCGTGAATGGTTACACCGTTACTGTGGAAACAGATGTTCTGCAAATCAGCCACCCGCGCCGCAAGGAATTTCTGCAGGAGCTCAGCCGCCTGCTTTCCAAAGGTGGTGTTTGA
- a CDS encoding site-specific integrase — protein MASIRKRGSNSYLIVVSRGYDYEGNRLKSVQKTVKPPKEYTPKQAEKWVKEQAILFEREVQHTPEPINRSITLAKYIEHWVTDVGPKKLADSTFRRDEQDIRRILPALGNYKLTDLRKEVIREFYEEMRHTPRLDGRGNLSEKSVEGLHNTLCGILSAAVDEGYLTHNPAWRCYKPKGKKKERPVADEETVKKLITAFEGQSMKYETYFKLVLATGLRRGEACGLRWSDINWRKRTIHVQRGVVKLSHQESITKDPKTSSGDRMVYLSKEMCQLLKAWRKECEWDRAQTANETVSEDDYLFRQPNGKPMCPSTFTYRFKLILKANNLPLDLNVHSLRHTNASLLISQGVDVRTVASLLGHAQASTTLDIYVHAFDKNKRKAQEKLGKAIGL, from the coding sequence ATGGCGTCTATCAGAAAACGCGGCAGTAACAGTTACTTGATTGTGGTATCCCGTGGGTACGATTACGAGGGAAACAGGCTGAAATCCGTACAGAAAACGGTCAAGCCACCCAAGGAATATACACCGAAGCAAGCCGAGAAGTGGGTAAAGGAGCAGGCAATTCTATTTGAACGAGAGGTACAGCATACACCGGAACCCATTAACCGCAGCATTACGCTGGCAAAGTACATTGAGCATTGGGTGACCGATGTTGGACCGAAGAAGCTGGCTGACTCCACATTCCGACGCGACGAACAGGATATTCGCAGAATCTTGCCAGCACTGGGCAACTACAAGTTGACCGATTTGCGAAAAGAAGTAATCCGTGAGTTTTACGAGGAAATGCGGCACACACCGCGTCTGGACGGCAGAGGAAATCTATCCGAGAAGTCAGTCGAAGGTTTACACAACACGCTGTGCGGCATCCTATCGGCGGCTGTGGACGAGGGCTATTTGACCCACAATCCCGCATGGCGGTGCTATAAGCCCAAAGGAAAAAAGAAAGAACGCCCCGTAGCCGATGAGGAAACCGTAAAGAAACTGATTACAGCGTTTGAAGGTCAGAGTATGAAGTACGAAACCTATTTCAAGCTGGTGCTGGCAACCGGGCTGCGGCGTGGGGAAGCCTGTGGGCTGAGGTGGAGCGATATCAACTGGCGAAAGCGTACCATTCATGTACAGCGGGGTGTGGTCAAACTTAGTCACCAAGAATCAATCACTAAGGACCCTAAGACCAGCAGCGGTGATCGTATGGTCTACTTGAGCAAAGAAATGTGCCAGCTACTCAAAGCATGGCGGAAAGAATGCGAATGGGATAGGGCGCAAACCGCGAACGAAACCGTATCTGAAGATGATTACTTATTCCGCCAGCCGAACGGAAAGCCTATGTGCCCTAGCACATTCACATACAGATTCAAGCTGATATTGAAAGCAAATAACTTGCCGCTGGATTTGAATGTGCATAGCTTGCGGCACACAAACGCCAGCTTGCTGATTTCACAGGGCGTGGATGTGCGCACGGTGGCTAGCCTACTGGGCCATGCACAGGCCAGTACAACGCTGGATATTTACGTCCACGCCTTTGACAAGAACAAACGCAAGGCGCAGGAAAAGTTGGGAAAGGCGATTGGACTATGA
- a CDS encoding site-specific integrase translates to MAYIKKKSERKYKITVCNGYKVNGQKRMKAQTITVPSSVPKRGIQQYVMAEAERIEKKFKYGVEESDQTHFEQYAENWLKRQEPFFKATTYAGYKRNLDIVYPLIGGIPLAKLRPMTLEEMCEELRKRPGHGGNCIKETTVQKYLETVSSVLEDAKKNDIIPFNPAHRARKKHFEKEVQHIPQKYEMSKLMRTIQNEPILYRAYYTLAITTGLRRGELCALQWRDITGACELTVRRSRSCASGQIVESDTKSHRERIVTIPLGIWELLMALRQQQVLHSGVPDREQPIFTDPDGHVPHPDTFTRHLRKLYKQCGLSEDYHLHTLRHFYATYLLQEGTSKQVAASLLGHADTAFLERTYCHPQDVAKQQAANLMQDLLNNQNPCYVAFMKNKNRKAKKAG, encoded by the coding sequence ATGGCTTACATCAAGAAAAAGTCCGAACGAAAATACAAAATCACTGTCTGCAACGGCTACAAGGTCAATGGGCAGAAACGCATGAAGGCGCAGACCATCACTGTGCCATCATCCGTGCCAAAGCGTGGCATCCAGCAATATGTCATGGCGGAGGCCGAGCGCATCGAGAAGAAGTTCAAGTATGGCGTAGAAGAAAGCGACCAGACCCACTTTGAACAGTACGCCGAAAATTGGCTCAAACGGCAGGAACCGTTCTTTAAGGCTACCACTTACGCAGGGTATAAGAGAAACCTTGACATTGTTTATCCGCTGATTGGGGGCATTCCGCTTGCAAAACTCCGCCCTATGACGCTTGAAGAAATGTGCGAGGAATTGCGCAAGCGCCCGGGGCATGGTGGAAATTGCATCAAGGAAACAACGGTGCAGAAATACCTCGAAACGGTTTCCTCTGTGCTGGAGGATGCCAAGAAAAATGACATTATTCCGTTTAATCCGGCGCACCGCGCTCGGAAAAAGCATTTTGAAAAGGAGGTGCAGCATATTCCGCAGAAGTATGAAATGAGTAAACTAATGCGGACGATTCAGAACGAACCGATTCTGTATCGCGCCTATTATACCTTGGCAATTACGACCGGATTGCGGCGTGGGGAACTGTGCGCCCTGCAATGGCGGGACATAACCGGTGCTTGTGAACTGACCGTCCGCCGTTCCCGCAGCTGCGCATCCGGGCAGATTGTTGAGAGCGACACCAAGAGCCATCGGGAACGGATTGTAACCATTCCGCTGGGGATATGGGAACTTCTGATGGCGCTGCGACAGCAGCAGGTGCTGCATAGCGGTGTTCCGGATAGAGAACAGCCGATTTTTACAGACCCCGATGGTCATGTACCGCACCCGGATACCTTTACCCGACATCTGCGTAAGCTGTATAAGCAATGCGGATTATCTGAGGATTACCACCTGCACACCCTGCGGCATTTCTACGCAACCTATCTGCTGCAGGAAGGCACCAGCAAACAGGTGGCGGCATCCCTGCTGGGTCATGCGGATACGGCATTCTTGGAGCGCACCTACTGCCACCCGCAGGACGTGGCGAAACAGCAGGCCGCAAACCTGATGCAAGATTTGTTGAACAACCAAAATCCGTGCTATGTTGCATTTATGAAAAATAAGAATAGAAAAGCCAAGAAGGCAGGTTAA